From Pseudomonas sp. G.S.17, the proteins below share one genomic window:
- the pqqF gene encoding pyrroloquinoline quinone biosynthesis protein PqqF, with the protein MPASRLPAIEHFTLANGLRVVVCHAPRLKRAAASLRVAAGSHDVPLAWPGLAHFLEHLFFLGTERYADDQKLMTFVQRNGGQLNASTRERTTDFFFELPLAAFGEGLDRLCEMLAHPRMTLEDQLREREVLHAEFIAWSRDAKAREQIRLLDPICANHPLKAFHAGNRFSLPVPRQAFQQALRDFYQRFYQAGQMTLCLTGPQSLAELKALASNHGGYFIAGEAFRQIEPPRLLQSETVVQSVDKSGGMNLLFACEHLPDAADESVTFLCHHLNSAHPGGLVALLRARGLVETLKAEVLYQFAGQLLINIEMVSGHDSAIASKLAPTGESHPAIALILDWFRFLRSSWPAARADYNLLQQRRLDTCGALDLAQHFARKAPQGLSESGGKALIALLEQLTAHSESAVEKVDWKLPEPNPFLTSQGENSGAEGAIYLRWTLPAPQPALWQMLEQSLHALAEDAKQAGVNLAFTAYGNDWQLKLVGLNAPLPMILDHALALLSTPNDAVLSRYGQLDQQPALIPIRQLLKSLPDHYLNSVPGEIIQDVQALWASARWMSFATGLSEQTEQATNAALGLTPGRQGQSGQQAIVLQPGKHWRSEASDSSESAVLLFCPTSSLSVADEAAWRMLAHLASGPFYQRLRVELQLGYAVFSGFRQIAGQSGLLFGVQSPSASVQALVQHITDFIAQVPELIGSADLPQQQQALAAQLDSAGMESASEAEMLWQAHLAGHGADYPKRLLAAVMDQQKTALLNAADQLEEASAGWLILSNSSSRRH; encoded by the coding sequence ATGCCTGCCTCACGCCTGCCCGCCATCGAACACTTTACGCTCGCCAACGGCCTGCGCGTGGTGGTGTGTCATGCGCCGAGGCTCAAACGCGCGGCCGCGTCGTTGCGGGTCGCGGCCGGTAGCCATGATGTGCCGCTGGCATGGCCGGGGCTGGCGCACTTCCTTGAGCATTTGTTCTTCCTCGGCACCGAGCGTTACGCCGACGACCAGAAGCTGATGACTTTCGTGCAGCGCAACGGCGGGCAGCTCAACGCCAGCACCCGCGAGCGCACCACTGACTTCTTCTTCGAACTGCCATTGGCGGCGTTCGGTGAAGGGCTGGATCGTCTGTGCGAAATGCTCGCCCACCCACGTATGACACTGGAAGATCAACTGCGGGAACGGGAAGTGCTGCATGCCGAATTCATCGCCTGGTCACGAGACGCCAAAGCGCGCGAGCAGATCCGGCTGCTCGACCCCATCTGCGCAAATCATCCACTGAAAGCCTTTCATGCAGGCAACCGCTTCAGCTTGCCGGTGCCGCGTCAGGCGTTTCAGCAAGCGTTGCGGGATTTCTACCAACGTTTTTATCAAGCCGGGCAAATGACCTTATGCCTGACCGGCCCGCAATCCCTGGCAGAGCTGAAAGCGCTGGCGTCGAACCATGGCGGGTATTTCATCGCGGGCGAAGCGTTCCGGCAGATCGAACCGCCACGGCTGTTGCAAAGCGAAACGGTTGTGCAATCGGTAGACAAATCGGGTGGGATGAATCTGCTTTTTGCCTGCGAACATTTACCTGACGCCGCCGATGAATCCGTGACGTTTCTCTGCCATCACCTGAACTCAGCGCATCCGGGCGGATTGGTTGCGCTGTTGCGCGCGCGCGGGTTGGTGGAAACGTTGAAAGCTGAGGTGCTTTACCAGTTTGCCGGGCAACTGTTGATCAATATCGAGATGGTGAGCGGGCATGACAGCGCTATCGCGAGCAAGCTCGCTCCCACAGGTGAGTCGCATCCAGCTATCGCGTTGATTCTGGACTGGTTCAGGTTTCTCAGATCCAGTTGGCCAGCCGCCCGCGCCGACTACAACCTTCTTCAACAGCGTCGTCTGGATACCTGCGGCGCGCTGGATCTGGCCCAACACTTTGCGCGAAAAGCGCCGCAAGGCTTGTCGGAAAGCGGCGGCAAAGCGCTGATTGCACTATTGGAACAACTTACCGCCCATTCGGAATCCGCCGTCGAGAAAGTCGACTGGAAACTACCTGAGCCGAACCCTTTTCTGACATCTCAAGGCGAGAATAGCGGTGCTGAGGGCGCGATTTACCTACGCTGGACCTTGCCCGCACCACAACCGGCGTTATGGCAAATGCTTGAGCAAAGCCTTCATGCTCTTGCTGAAGATGCAAAACAAGCGGGGGTGAATCTGGCTTTCACGGCGTACGGCAATGATTGGCAGCTCAAGCTCGTCGGGCTGAATGCGCCGCTGCCGATGATTCTCGACCACGCGTTAGCGCTGCTCAGCACGCCGAACGATGCAGTTCTGTCGCGCTACGGTCAGCTCGATCAGCAACCCGCGCTGATCCCGATCCGGCAGTTGCTCAAATCCCTGCCTGATCATTATTTGAACAGCGTACCGGGGGAAATCATTCAGGATGTTCAAGCGCTGTGGGCGTCCGCGCGCTGGATGAGCTTTGCGACCGGCCTGTCGGAGCAAACCGAGCAGGCGACCAACGCAGCGCTTGGGCTGACGCCCGGCAGGCAGGGTCAGAGCGGGCAGCAGGCAATCGTCCTGCAACCCGGCAAGCATTGGCGATCAGAAGCGTCGGACTCTTCCGAGAGCGCTGTATTACTGTTTTGCCCGACTTCCAGCCTGAGCGTTGCCGACGAAGCCGCGTGGCGCATGCTGGCGCATTTGGCTTCGGGTCCGTTTTATCAGCGCTTGCGGGTCGAGCTGCAACTGGGCTACGCGGTATTCAGCGGTTTCCGACAGATCGCCGGGCAAAGCGGATTGCTGTTCGGCGTGCAATCGCCCAGCGCTTCGGTGCAGGCATTGGTCCAGCACATCACCGATTTCATTGCGCAAGTCCCTGAGTTGATCGGCAGCGCCGATCTTCCCCAGCAACAACAGGCTTTGGCGGCGCAGCTGGACAGCGCGGGCATGGAGAGCGCCAGCGAAGCCGAAATGCTCTGGCAGGCGCATCTTGCCGGACACGGCGCGGATTACCCGAAACGCTTGCTCGCAGCGGTCATGGATCAGCAGAAAACCGCGCTGCTCAACGCTGCGGATCAGCTGGAAGAGGCCAGCGCTGGCTGGCTGATCCTGAGCAATTCTTCCTCCCGCAGACATTGA
- the pqqE gene encoding pyrroloquinoline quinone biosynthesis protein PqqE, with protein MANTGSNLPDSTLSASSLAMPPKPEIGLPLWLLAELTYRCPLQCPYCSNPLDFAKQGQELTTEQWFKVMAEARQMGAAQIGFSGGEPLVRQDLAELIAEARRLGYYTNLITSGIGLTEQKIIDFKKAGLDHIQISFQASDEQVNNMLAGSKKAFAQKLEMARAVKKHGYPMVLNFVTHRHNIDKIDQIIELCIALEADFVELATCQFYGWAHLNREGLLPTKDQLVRAERVTNEYRDKLAAENHPCKLIFVTPDYYEERPKACMNGWGSIFLTVTPDGTALPCHGARQMPVKFPNVRDHSMQHIWYESFGFNVFRGYDWMPEPCRSCDEKEKDFGGCRCQAFMLTGDAANTDPVCSKSPNHGMILKAREEAEYATKTIEQLAFRNDRNSRLIAKS; from the coding sequence GTGGCGAACACTGGATCGAACTTGCCTGATTCGACGCTCAGCGCTTCGTCTCTGGCAATGCCGCCCAAACCTGAAATCGGCCTGCCGCTGTGGCTGCTGGCCGAGCTGACCTATCGCTGCCCGCTGCAATGCCCGTATTGCTCCAACCCGCTGGACTTTGCCAAGCAAGGCCAGGAATTGACCACCGAACAGTGGTTCAAGGTGATGGCCGAAGCGCGGCAGATGGGCGCGGCACAGATCGGTTTTTCCGGCGGCGAACCGCTGGTGCGCCAGGACCTGGCCGAGCTGATCGCCGAAGCGCGCCGGTTGGGTTACTACACCAACCTGATCACTTCCGGCATCGGCCTGACCGAACAGAAAATCATCGATTTCAAGAAAGCCGGGCTCGATCACATCCAGATCAGTTTCCAGGCCAGCGACGAGCAAGTGAACAACATGCTCGCCGGCTCGAAAAAAGCCTTCGCGCAAAAGCTGGAAATGGCCCGCGCGGTGAAAAAGCATGGCTATCCGATGGTGCTGAATTTCGTCACCCATCGGCACAACATCGACAAGATTGATCAAATCATCGAGCTGTGCATCGCCCTGGAAGCGGATTTTGTCGAGCTGGCGACCTGTCAGTTCTACGGCTGGGCGCACTTGAACCGTGAAGGTTTGCTGCCGACCAAAGACCAGTTGGTGCGCGCCGAACGCGTCACCAATGAATATCGCGACAAGCTGGCGGCGGAAAACCACCCGTGCAAGCTGATCTTCGTCACCCCGGATTACTACGAAGAACGCCCGAAAGCCTGCATGAACGGCTGGGGCAGCATCTTCCTCACCGTCACGCCGGACGGCACGGCCCTGCCCTGCCACGGCGCGCGGCAAATGCCGGTGAAATTCCCCAATGTGCGCGACCACAGCATGCAGCACATCTGGTACGAATCTTTCGGCTTCAACGTGTTTCGCGGCTACGACTGGATGCCCGAGCCGTGCCGCTCGTGCGACGAGAAAGAAAAGGACTTCGGCGGCTGTCGTTGTCAGGCGTTCATGCTGACCGGCGATGCGGCCAATACCGATCCGGTGTGCAGCAAGTCGCCGAACCATGGAATGATTCTCAAAGCCCGTGAAGAAGCCGAGTATGCTACGAAGACCATTGAGCAGTTGGCCTTCCGCAATGACCGAAACTCTCGCCTTATCGCCAAATCCTGA
- the pqqA gene encoding pyrroloquinoline quinone precursor peptide PqqA, with amino-acid sequence MWTKPAYTDLRIGFEVTMYFASR; translated from the coding sequence ATGTGGACTAAACCTGCTTACACTGATCTGCGTATCGGTTTCGAAGTCACCATGTACTTCGCAAGCCGTTGA
- the pqqC gene encoding pyrroloquinoline-quinone synthase PqqC, translating to MSEATPLSPAEFEQALRAKGAYYHIYHPFHVAMYEGRATREQIQGWVANRFYYQVNIPLKDAAILANCPDREIRREWIQRLLDHDGAPGEDGGIEAWLRLGQAVGLDPDQLRSQELVLPGVRFAVDAYVNFARRANWQEAASSSLTELFAPQIHQSRLDSWPQHYPWIDPTGYEYFRTRLGQARRDVEHGLAITLKHYTTYEGQQRMLEILQFKLDILWSMLDAMSMAYELNRPPYHSVTDQRVWHKGIAL from the coding sequence ATGAGCGAAGCAACGCCGCTGTCCCCCGCTGAATTCGAGCAGGCCCTGCGCGCCAAGGGCGCGTATTACCACATCTATCACCCGTTCCACGTGGCGATGTACGAAGGCCGGGCGACCCGCGAGCAGATTCAGGGCTGGGTTGCCAACCGCTTCTACTATCAGGTGAACATCCCGCTCAAGGACGCCGCGATTCTGGCCAACTGCCCGGACCGCGAGATCCGTCGCGAGTGGATTCAGCGTTTGCTGGATCACGACGGCGCACCGGGCGAAGACGGCGGCATCGAAGCCTGGCTGCGTCTGGGACAGGCTGTTGGCCTGGACCCGGACCAGCTGCGCTCTCAGGAACTGGTGCTGCCCGGCGTGCGCTTTGCCGTGGACGCTTACGTGAATTTCGCGCGCCGGGCCAACTGGCAGGAAGCGGCGAGCAGTTCCCTGACCGAGCTGTTCGCGCCGCAGATCCATCAGTCGCGCCTGGACAGCTGGCCGCAGCATTACCCGTGGATCGACCCGACCGGTTACGAATATTTCCGCACTCGCCTGGGCCAGGCCCGCCGGGACGTGGAGCACGGTCTGGCGATCACGCTCAAGCATTACACGACCTACGAAGGCCAGCAGCGCATGCTGGAAATCCTCCAGTTCAAACTCGACATTTTGTGGAGCATGCTGGACGCCATGAGCATGGCCTACGAGCTGAACCGCCCGCCCTATCACAGCGTGACTGACCAACGAGTCTGGCATAAGGGAATCGCCCTATGA
- a CDS encoding carbon-nitrogen hydrolase family protein has translation MHIALYQCTPLPLDINGNLQRLDLQAREAASLGADLLVCPEMFLTGYNIGAQAAGALAQPCDGFAAAQVAAIAQANHIAILYGYPERNANDQIYNSVQLIDAYGKSLCNYRKTHLYGELDKSMFAVGEDRFPVVELNGWRLGLLICYDVEFPENTRRLALAGAEVILVPTANMAPYDFVCEVTVRARAYENQCYVAYANYCGSEGAIQYCGLSSICAPDGSRLAVAARVEELISGKLDRQLMTDSRAINTYFNDRRPGLYAGLGQG, from the coding sequence ATGCACATCGCGCTCTATCAATGCACGCCGCTGCCGCTGGATATCAACGGCAACCTGCAACGACTGGATCTCCAGGCCCGGGAAGCCGCGAGTCTGGGCGCCGATTTGCTGGTCTGCCCGGAAATGTTCCTCACCGGCTACAACATCGGCGCCCAGGCGGCCGGCGCACTGGCGCAGCCTTGCGATGGCTTCGCGGCCGCGCAAGTCGCGGCCATCGCCCAGGCTAACCACATCGCCATCCTTTACGGATATCCCGAACGCAACGCCAACGACCAGATCTACAACTCGGTGCAACTGATCGATGCCTACGGTAAAAGCCTGTGCAATTACCGTAAGACGCATCTGTATGGCGAGCTGGATAAGTCGATGTTTGCTGTCGGAGAGGATCGCTTCCCGGTGGTGGAACTCAATGGTTGGCGACTCGGATTGCTGATCTGCTACGACGTCGAATTCCCGGAAAACACCCGCCGCCTGGCGCTGGCCGGAGCCGAAGTGATTCTGGTGCCCACCGCGAACATGGCGCCCTATGACTTTGTCTGCGAAGTGACGGTCCGCGCCCGCGCCTATGAAAACCAGTGTTACGTGGCCTACGCCAACTATTGCGGCAGCGAAGGCGCTATCCAGTACTGCGGCCTGAGCAGCATCTGCGCGCCGGACGGCAGCCGTTTGGCAGTCGCAGCTCGGGTTGAAGAACTCATCAGCGGCAAGCTGGATCGCCAATTGATGACCGATTCCAGGGCGATCAATACCTATTTCAATGATCGACGCCCGGGGTTGTATGCGGGGTTGGGTCAGGGTTGA
- a CDS encoding YqaE/Pmp3 family membrane protein, whose amino-acid sequence MDIIRIIFAILLPPVGVFMQVGFAGAFWLNILLTLLGYFPGIIHAVYIIASRK is encoded by the coding sequence ATGGACATCATTCGTATTATTTTCGCCATCCTGCTGCCACCTGTCGGTGTGTTCATGCAAGTCGGTTTCGCTGGCGCCTTCTGGCTGAACATCCTGCTGACCCTGCTGGGCTACTTCCCGGGCATCATTCACGCGGTCTACATCATCGCCAGCCGTAAGTAA
- the pqqD gene encoding pyrroloquinoline quinone biosynthesis peptide chaperone PqqD: MSFDRQQVPRWRQGYRFQFEPAQNGHVLLYPEGMIKLNESASAIGGLIDGERSVSAIIDALDQQFPGFPELGTDVEQFMEVARGEHWIELA, translated from the coding sequence ATGAGTTTTGATCGACAACAAGTCCCGCGCTGGCGCCAGGGCTATCGTTTCCAGTTCGAGCCCGCGCAAAATGGCCATGTGCTGCTTTACCCGGAAGGCATGATCAAGCTCAATGAAAGTGCCAGCGCCATCGGTGGCCTGATCGATGGCGAACGCAGTGTTTCAGCGATCATTGATGCGCTGGACCAGCAGTTCCCAGGCTTTCCCGAGCTCGGCACCGATGTCGAGCAATTCATGGAGGTCGCCCGTGGCGAACACTGGATCGAACTTGCCTGA
- a CDS encoding FAD-dependent oxidoreductase: MINNRHPADGKKPITIFGPDFPFAFDDWIEHPAGLGSIPVENHGAEVAIVGAGIAGLVAAYELMKLGLKPVVYEASKMGGRLRSQAFEGTEGIIAELGGMRFPVSSTAFYHYVDKLGLESKPFPNPLTAASGSTVIDLEGTTYYAQKLSDLPALFQEVADAWADALEEGSGFKDIQQAIRDRDVPRLKQLWNTLVPLWDDRTFYDFVATSKAFAKLSFYHREVFGQVGFGTGGWDSDFPNSMLEIFRVVMTNCDDHQHLIVGGVEQVPLGIWKHVPERCAHWPEGTSLATLHHGAPRTGVKRIARADDGQLEVTDNWGDTRRYAAVLTTCQSWLLTTQIECEESLFSQKMWMALDRTRYMQSSKTFVMVDRPFWKDKDPETGRDLMSMTLTDRLTRGTYLFDNGDDKPGVICLSYSWMSDALKMLPQPIEKRVKLALDALKKIYPKVDIAARIIGDPITVSWEADPHFLGAFKGALPGHYRYNQRMYAHFMQQDMPSEQRGMFIAGDDVSWTPAWVEGAVQTSLNAVWGIMTHFGGKTHAANPGPGDVFHEIGPIALAD; encoded by the coding sequence ATGATTAACAATCGCCATCCTGCAGACGGTAAAAAGCCGATCACGATTTTCGGTCCGGATTTCCCCTTTGCCTTTGATGACTGGATCGAGCATCCGGCCGGGCTGGGCAGCATTCCGGTGGAAAATCACGGAGCCGAAGTGGCGATTGTGGGCGCGGGTATTGCCGGATTGGTGGCAGCTTACGAGTTGATGAAGCTGGGCCTCAAGCCGGTGGTGTACGAAGCCTCGAAGATGGGTGGCCGCTTGCGCTCCCAAGCGTTCGAAGGCACCGAGGGGATCATCGCCGAGTTGGGCGGCATGCGCTTTCCGGTGTCGTCCACGGCGTTTTATCACTATGTCGACAAGCTCGGACTGGAATCAAAACCCTTCCCGAACCCGCTGACGGCTGCGTCCGGCAGTACCGTTATCGATCTGGAAGGCACCACGTATTACGCACAGAAACTATCGGATTTGCCCGCGCTGTTTCAGGAAGTCGCTGACGCCTGGGCGGACGCGCTGGAAGAAGGTTCTGGTTTCAAGGATATCCAGCAAGCCATTCGCGACCGCGATGTGCCACGCCTCAAACAACTGTGGAACACCCTCGTGCCGCTGTGGGATGACCGCACGTTCTACGATTTTGTCGCCACTTCCAAGGCGTTCGCCAAGCTGTCGTTTTACCATCGTGAAGTGTTCGGCCAGGTCGGTTTCGGTACCGGCGGCTGGGACTCGGACTTCCCCAACTCGATGCTGGAAATCTTCCGCGTAGTGATGACCAACTGCGACGATCACCAGCATTTGATCGTCGGCGGTGTCGAGCAAGTGCCGCTGGGGATCTGGAAGCACGTCCCGGAGCGCTGCGCACATTGGCCCGAAGGCACCAGCCTGGCGACGCTGCACCACGGCGCGCCGCGTACCGGGGTCAAGCGCATCGCCCGCGCCGATGACGGCCAGCTGGAGGTCACCGACAACTGGGGTGATACTCGCCGCTACGCCGCGGTGCTCACGACGTGCCAGAGCTGGCTGCTGACCACCCAGATCGAGTGCGAAGAAAGCCTGTTCTCGCAAAAAATGTGGATGGCCCTGGACCGCACGCGCTACATGCAATCGTCGAAAACCTTCGTCATGGTCGACCGGCCGTTCTGGAAAGACAAAGATCCGGAAACCGGGCGCGACCTGATGAGCATGACGCTGACGGATCGCCTGACGCGCGGCACGTACCTGTTTGATAACGGCGACGACAAGCCCGGCGTTATCTGCCTGTCGTATTCGTGGATGAGCGACGCGCTGAAAATGCTGCCGCAGCCCATCGAAAAACGCGTGAAGCTGGCACTCGATGCGCTGAAGAAGATCTACCCTAAAGTGGACATCGCGGCGCGGATCATTGGCGACCCGATTACTGTGTCCTGGGAAGCCGATCCGCATTTCCTCGGCGCGTTCAAAGGCGCATTGCCGGGACATTACCGCTACAACCAACGCATGTACGCGCACTTTATGCAGCAGGACATGCCCAGCGAGCAGCGCGGCATGTTCATCGCCGGCGACGACGTTTCCTGGACGCCGGCCTGGGTTGAAGGCGCAGTGCAGACCTCGCTGAATGCGGTGTGGGGCATCATGACCCACTTCGGCGGCAAGACTCACGCAGCAAATCCCGGCCCTGGCGATGTGTTTCACGAAATAGGCCCTATCGCCCTGGCCGATTGA
- the pqqB gene encoding pyrroloquinoline quinone biosynthesis protein PqqB, with product MYIQILGSAAGGGFPQWNCNCANCAGFRDGSLRAVARTQSSIALSDDGVNWVLCNASPDIRAQLAGFAPMQPGRALRDTGISAIILMDSQIDHTTGLLSLREGCPHQVWCTDMVHEDLSTGFPLFTMLKHWNGGLDWNRIELDGSFVIPACPNLRFTPFPLRSAAPPYSPHRFDPHPGDNIGLLVEDLKTGGKLFYAPGLGKVDDALMEKMTGADCLLVDGTMWDDDEMQRRGVGTRTGTEMGHLAQNGPGGMLEVLERLPKQRKVLIHINNTNPILDEDSAERAELARRNVEVAFDGMSIEL from the coding sequence ATGTACATCCAGATTCTAGGATCTGCCGCCGGTGGCGGATTCCCTCAATGGAACTGCAACTGCGCCAACTGCGCGGGCTTTCGTGACGGCAGCCTGCGGGCTGTGGCGCGCACCCAATCGTCCATCGCGCTGTCCGACGATGGCGTCAATTGGGTGCTGTGCAACGCTTCGCCGGACATCCGCGCGCAACTCGCCGGCTTCGCGCCCATGCAACCGGGCCGCGCCCTGCGCGATACCGGGATCAGCGCGATCATCCTGATGGACAGCCAGATCGACCACACCACCGGCCTGTTGAGCCTGCGTGAAGGTTGCCCGCATCAAGTCTGGTGTACCGACATGGTTCATGAAGATTTGAGCACCGGCTTCCCGCTGTTCACTATGCTCAAGCACTGGAACGGCGGCCTGGACTGGAACCGTATCGAGCTGGACGGCAGTTTTGTGATTCCGGCCTGCCCGAATCTGCGCTTCACGCCCTTCCCGCTGCGCAGCGCCGCGCCGCCGTATTCGCCGCACCGTTTCGACCCGCATCCGGGCGACAACATCGGCTTGCTGGTTGAAGACCTGAAGACCGGCGGCAAGCTGTTCTACGCGCCGGGCCTGGGCAAGGTCGATGACGCGCTGATGGAAAAAATGACCGGCGCCGATTGCCTGCTGGTGGACGGCACGATGTGGGACGACGACGAAATGCAGCGCCGTGGCGTGGGCACCCGGACCGGCACCGAAATGGGCCACCTGGCGCAAAACGGTCCCGGCGGCATGCTCGAAGTGCTGGAACGCCTGCCAAAGCAGCGCAAGGTGCTTATCCACATCAACAACACCAACCCGATTCTCGACGAAGATTCCGCCGAACGCGCCGAACTGGCGCGCCGCAACGTCGAAGTGGCTTTCGATGGGATGAGTATCGAGCTCTAG
- a CDS encoding S9 family peptidase — MTETLALSPNPETLSAANAVAAGIDFAELEVSAAGLFWSEYRPQDAASRIWRWFEGRTTCLTPDGFSVRSRVYEYGGGSFCLADDALVFVNESDQQLYRQLLTGDAPQQLTFDDKRYGDVRFACGQILAVEEDRATHRLIAIDIADGTRQLLAEGADFYAAPTLSLDGQRLAWIEWQRPHQPWTSTSLMCAERINNGWSTPRCVAGYAQEESLQQPRFDRQGRLHCLTDRGGFWQPWLETAEGLEALPAAAADHSPAPWQLGGCTWLPLGNGGYLASWSEDGFGVLGLRAADGSLEDFSGAYSRFRSLAVDDQYLYCIAASAVSPSAVLAISRDDHSIQVLAGGVALLPAERISRPQSLRYPSGAAEAHGYFYPAMNGGPTPPLVVFIHGGPTSACYPVLDPRIQYWSQRGFAVADLNYRGSTGYGRAYRQSLYLNWGVVDVEDACAVVAHLAERGLINPDQAFIRGGSAGGYTTLCALAFRDVFRAGASLYGVSDPVALGKATHKFESDYLDWLIGDPQTDIERYRARTPLLHADQIHVPVIFFQGELDAVVVPEQTRAMLKALQDNGIPAEAHFYPNERHGFRQAANQADALEKEWAFYRRVIDGQG; from the coding sequence ATGACCGAAACTCTCGCCTTATCGCCAAATCCTGAAACCCTCAGCGCCGCCAATGCGGTGGCCGCAGGAATCGACTTCGCCGAGCTGGAAGTCAGCGCGGCGGGCTTGTTCTGGAGTGAATATCGACCGCAAGACGCAGCCAGTCGCATCTGGCGCTGGTTCGAAGGACGCACCACTTGCCTGACGCCTGACGGCTTCAGCGTACGCAGCCGGGTTTACGAATATGGCGGCGGTTCGTTCTGCCTCGCGGATGACGCGCTGGTCTTCGTCAACGAAAGCGACCAGCAACTGTATCGCCAGCTTTTGACCGGCGATGCCCCGCAACAACTGACCTTCGACGACAAACGCTACGGCGACGTCCGCTTTGCCTGCGGGCAGATTCTGGCGGTCGAAGAGGATCGCGCCACGCATCGACTGATCGCCATCGACATCGCCGATGGCACGCGTCAGCTGTTGGCCGAAGGTGCTGACTTCTACGCCGCGCCGACCTTGAGTCTCGACGGGCAACGCCTGGCCTGGATCGAATGGCAACGCCCGCACCAGCCGTGGACGTCGACCTCGCTGATGTGTGCCGAGCGCATCAACAACGGCTGGTCAACGCCGCGCTGTGTCGCGGGATATGCCCAGGAAGAATCCCTGCAACAACCGCGCTTCGACCGACAAGGTCGGCTGCATTGCCTGACAGATCGCGGCGGTTTCTGGCAGCCATGGCTGGAAACCGCTGAAGGCCTTGAAGCGTTACCGGCCGCCGCAGCCGATCATTCGCCCGCGCCTTGGCAATTGGGTGGCTGCACCTGGCTGCCGCTGGGCAATGGCGGTTATCTGGCCAGCTGGTCCGAGGACGGTTTCGGCGTGCTGGGACTGCGCGCGGCTGACGGCTCACTGGAAGATTTCAGCGGCGCTTACAGCCGTTTTCGCAGCCTGGCTGTCGACGATCAATACCTGTATTGCATCGCCGCTTCGGCCGTCAGCCCATCCGCAGTGCTGGCGATCAGTCGTGATGATCACAGTATTCAGGTACTCGCCGGTGGCGTTGCGCTGCTGCCCGCCGAACGCATCAGTCGCCCGCAATCCTTGCGTTACCCCAGCGGCGCCGCCGAAGCGCACGGCTATTTCTATCCGGCCATGAACGGCGGGCCAACACCGCCTTTGGTGGTGTTCATCCACGGCGGCCCGACTTCGGCATGCTACCCGGTGCTTGATCCGCGCATTCAGTACTGGAGCCAGCGCGGCTTTGCCGTGGCCGATCTGAACTATCGCGGCAGCACCGGTTATGGCCGCGCCTATCGGCAAAGCCTGTACCTGAACTGGGGCGTGGTGGACGTTGAGGATGCCTGCGCCGTGGTGGCGCATCTGGCGGAACGCGGGCTGATCAACCCGGATCAAGCCTTCATTCGTGGCGGCAGCGCCGGCGGTTATACGACGCTGTGCGCGTTGGCCTTCCGCGACGTATTCCGCGCCGGTGCGAGCCTGTATGGCGTCAGCGATCCGGTGGCGCTGGGCAAGGCGACGCACAAGTTCGAAAGTGATTACCTGGACTGGCTGATTGGCGACCCGCAAACGGATATCGAACGCTATCGCGCCAGAACGCCACTGCTGCATGCCGACCAAATCCACGTGCCGGTGATTTTCTTCCAGGGCGAACTTGACGCTGTGGTCGTCCCGGAACAAACCCGCGCCATGCTCAAAGCCCTGCAGGACAATGGCATCCCCGCCGAAGCGCACTTCTACCCAAACGAACGCCACGGCTTCCGCCAAGCCGCCAACCAGGCGGACGCGCTGGAAAAAGAATGGGCGTTTTATCGGCGGGTGATCGACGGACAGGGTTGA